In one window of Armatimonadota bacterium DNA:
- a CDS encoding GNAT family N-acetyltransferase: MKTEPFTGEAIPEIVAFWNASFLSQRLFVPLTEELFRARVVERSAFRPEGMRIARIAGDIVGIGHASRKADQGFLSLLYVAPRSRSQGIGSRLLDEVMEWLGPVPRVRAGAVIFDPVYGVHFDDRRAWGGPRMPFWGSSEGLAARAADLETRNFMLKRGFAPEDPDYSMLVSGLRGRDESSLNRREQFAVARRKYEIRVAQNSSSRHGSYRFELPHRCVQLYGGGRPLGECMWFAFDGNLALIYDFYLETEARGKGLGRAVLLRALADIKDAGLDRCDLTTGSRRNARAVKVYRMAGFRVDEVWQPYSRGER, from the coding sequence ATGAAGACGGAGCCATTCACCGGCGAGGCCATCCCCGAAATCGTTGCCTTTTGGAACGCCAGTTTCCTCAGCCAGCGCCTGTTCGTGCCGCTGACGGAGGAGCTGTTCCGCGCGCGCGTCGTGGAGCGTTCCGCCTTTCGACCGGAGGGCATGCGCATCGCCCGCATCGCCGGCGACATCGTCGGCATCGGCCATGCCTCGCGCAAGGCGGATCAGGGATTTCTGTCACTGCTCTACGTCGCCCCGCGGTCGAGAAGTCAGGGCATCGGGAGTCGGCTCCTCGACGAGGTGATGGAGTGGTTGGGGCCGGTGCCGCGGGTACGCGCCGGAGCCGTGATCTTCGATCCGGTCTATGGCGTCCACTTCGACGACCGCCGCGCCTGGGGCGGCCCGAGGATGCCCTTTTGGGGCTCCAGCGAGGGGCTCGCCGCGCGCGCCGCCGACCTCGAGACGCGCAACTTCATGCTCAAGCGCGGCTTCGCGCCCGAGGATCCCGACTACTCGATGCTCGTCTCCGGGCTGCGCGGCCGGGACGAGAGCAGTCTCAACCGCCGCGAGCAGTTCGCCGTCGCGCGTCGCAAGTACGAAATCCGCGTCGCGCAGAACTCATCGAGTCGTCACGGGTCGTATCGCTTCGAGCTGCCGCATCGCTGCGTCCAGTTGTACGGCGGCGGTCGCCCTCTCGGCGAATGCATGTGGTTCGCGTTCGATGGCAATCTCGCCCTCATCTACGACTTCTACCTCGAGACTGAAGCGCGGGGCAAGGGCTTGGGCCGCGCCGTGCTGCTGCGCGCGCTGGCCGATATCAAGGACGCCGGGCTCGACCGCTGCGATCTGACGACCGGCTCGCGGCGCAATGCCCGCGCGGTCAAAGTCTATCGCATGGCAGGCTTCCGCGTGGACGAGGTGTGGCAGCCGTACTCGCGCGGCGAACGCTGA